One genomic region from Chthonomonas calidirosea T49 encodes:
- a CDS encoding DegT/DnrJ/EryC1/StrS family aminotransferase yields the protein MFATTQELLAINGGKPVRDRQRHPWPRWPIFGHAEEQALKRALQSGQWWYVGGVEGVSFEKEFATFQQAQYGVACTNGTAAIEIAIRSLNIGYGDEVIVPSYTFIASASAPLMAGALPVFVDVDPQTYNIDPDQVEAAITPRTKAIIAVHLTGRPADMDRLLEIAKRHNLYLIEDAAQAHGAEWRGRRVGALGDLGTFSFQASKNLNAGEGGIVLSNNEALADAAWSIMNVGRSRGGQWYEHPFPGSNYRMTEFQAALLRVQLQRLPQQIQLRSRNAAYLRQLLAQIPGILLPIEDERITCQSYHLYAFRYQKDAFGGHSLEEFLRALNAEGIPSMSTYRPLHQQPIFAHHAARLAALTDGKITMDYTKIHHPVCEQLCAECVWLPQYVLLGTQQDVEDIATAIARIQKAWT from the coding sequence ATGTTCGCAACGACTCAAGAACTGCTGGCTATTAACGGCGGCAAGCCTGTTCGCGACCGACAACGGCATCCCTGGCCACGATGGCCTATCTTCGGCCACGCTGAAGAGCAGGCGCTGAAACGAGCACTTCAAAGCGGTCAATGGTGGTATGTCGGCGGAGTAGAGGGCGTTAGCTTTGAAAAAGAGTTTGCTACGTTTCAGCAGGCTCAATACGGTGTCGCCTGCACGAATGGAACGGCGGCCATCGAGATCGCCATCCGTTCTCTTAACATCGGCTACGGCGACGAGGTCATTGTCCCCTCCTATACCTTCATCGCCTCGGCAAGTGCGCCTCTCATGGCTGGCGCCCTGCCCGTGTTCGTAGATGTAGACCCACAAACCTACAATATAGACCCCGATCAGGTAGAGGCCGCAATAACCCCAAGGACGAAAGCGATTATCGCCGTTCATCTCACCGGTCGCCCTGCCGACATGGACAGGCTTTTGGAAATAGCGAAGCGTCACAACCTCTATCTTATTGAGGATGCTGCTCAGGCTCACGGCGCTGAATGGCGTGGGCGTCGTGTAGGAGCCCTGGGCGATCTTGGCACCTTTAGCTTTCAAGCCTCGAAAAACCTGAACGCGGGCGAAGGCGGCATCGTTCTCTCGAATAATGAGGCGCTTGCTGATGCTGCCTGGTCCATTATGAACGTTGGACGCTCTCGCGGCGGGCAATGGTACGAACATCCCTTCCCTGGTAGCAACTATCGTATGACGGAGTTTCAAGCCGCCCTTCTGCGCGTTCAGCTGCAACGCCTCCCCCAACAGATTCAGCTCCGTTCGCGCAATGCTGCCTATTTGCGTCAACTGCTCGCGCAGATTCCCGGCATACTGCTGCCCATCGAAGATGAACGGATCACCTGCCAGTCTTATCACCTGTATGCCTTTAGGTACCAAAAAGATGCCTTCGGAGGCCATAGCCTTGAGGAGTTTCTGCGCGCCCTGAACGCCGAGGGCATACCGAGCATGTCCACCTATCGTCCCCTCCATCAACAACCGATCTTCGCTCACCATGCAGCACGTCTCGCCGCCCTCACCGATGGCAAAATCACCATGGACTATACAAAAATCCATCACCCCGTCTGCGAGCAACTCTGCGCGGAATGCGTCTGGCTTCCTCAATATGTGTTGCTCGGCACGCAACAAGACGTGGAAGATATCGCAACCGCCATCGCGCGCATCCAAAAAGCTTGGACATAG
- a CDS encoding lysophospholipid acyltransferase family protein, with translation MRPRSEQPINPKIPWLKEGFMRYYVPRYLKRHFHTLYLYGDAPRIPLDDSIPLIVCLNHSSWWDLFVPAFVEHRLFHHDVYTVMDAQQLQRYALFSKMGVLGVDRTSLQGIKAFLDTVEHLLKDQPRSLWLTPQGEMVSNYQRPIQFQPGLAHIAMRLQRFHLLLVAVHYELWTERLPEAFVHFSEPAFVDASEPAWNPRMFLRQQEVRLQGLLDSLLIAVQRRDTTCFQPLLRGASGTAPLYDALRALRARWQHRPFFQEHGAVATPSWRRRKGKSTNDEEF, from the coding sequence ATGCGGCCACGAAGCGAGCAACCGATCAACCCTAAAATCCCTTGGCTTAAAGAGGGGTTTATGCGATACTATGTGCCGCGCTATCTCAAACGACATTTCCATACCCTCTATCTCTATGGCGACGCCCCCCGAATCCCTTTGGACGATTCGATTCCCCTTATCGTCTGTCTCAACCACAGCAGTTGGTGGGACCTTTTTGTGCCCGCGTTCGTCGAACATCGTCTGTTCCATCATGATGTGTATACCGTGATGGACGCTCAACAACTCCAGCGCTATGCCCTCTTTTCCAAAATGGGCGTTCTCGGAGTCGATCGCACAAGCCTTCAAGGCATCAAAGCCTTTTTAGATACGGTGGAACACCTGCTCAAAGATCAACCGCGCTCGCTTTGGCTTACCCCTCAAGGCGAAATGGTGAGCAACTATCAACGACCTATTCAGTTTCAACCAGGGCTCGCTCACATCGCCATGAGACTGCAGCGGTTTCATCTCCTGCTTGTGGCCGTACACTATGAGCTCTGGACAGAACGCTTGCCAGAGGCGTTTGTCCACTTCTCTGAACCGGCCTTCGTAGACGCTTCTGAACCGGCCTGGAATCCTCGCATGTTCCTTCGACAGCAAGAGGTACGGCTGCAAGGCTTACTCGACTCCTTGCTGATTGCCGTTCAACGGCGCGACACCACCTGCTTTCAACCGCTCTTACGGGGAGCAAGCGGCACCGCCCCCCTTTACGACGCCTTACGCGCTCTACGCGCGCGATGGCAACATCGTCCCTTCTTCCAAGAGCATGGGGCCGTTGCCACTCCCTCTTGGAGACGGCGAAAAGGGAAATCAACCAACGATGAAGAATTTTGA